DNA from Armatimonadia bacterium:
GTCGCTGCGGTGCCTCCGGGCGATGAGAGGCTGTGGCAGATGGCCGTCGAGGCGGCGCTGAACTACAAGCCTCTGAGCGAGGCCGAGCGGGCGAGTCTCAAGCAGCGCATCGCAGGCGTGGAGCCCATCTTCAAGATGAGCTGACAGTCTGAAGGCATTGGCCAGGAGAGTATGCGCGTCGCGTAACGCACAGGGATTGGGTGGGAGATCGAGCTGTACGAGGTGAAGGCCGGTCAGTAGACGGCATCCCTTCCGGAGGTCGCAGTGATGGATTTCGGGTCTTTGCTTCTGCCCGTGCCGCGTCGCGCGGTATTCAGCATGGACAACTGGTATGTGTGGTGTGGCAGTGCCGTCCGGGGCCAGGACGGGCTGTACCACCTGCTCTTCTCCCGCTGGCCCAAGGCAGAAGGCTTCGGCGCCTGGGTGACCCACTCCGAGATCGCCCAGGCCGTGAGCGCCGACCGTCTCGGTCCCTACGAGTTCCAGGGCGTCGTCCTTGCGGGCGCCGGCGGGGATGCCTGGGATCGCGATGTCACTCACAACCCGACGGTCCTTGCCGCCGGCGGCCGGTACTACCTGTACTACATGGGCAACTACGGCAACGGCGAGTTCTGGAACCACCGCAACAACCAGCGCATCGGCGTGGCCGTCGCAGATCATCCCAGCGGGCCCTGGCAGCGCTTCGACAAGCCGGTGCTGGACGTGGCTCCCGGCTGCTGGGACTGTCTGATGACCAGCAACCCGACCGTCTGCGAGGGGCCTGACGGACGCTTCGTCATGGTCTACAAGGGCGTCGGCGATGGTCCGATGCCTAAGGGCGGAGCAGTGCTCTCGGGCGTGGCCTCTGCCGACACCCCCCAGGGTCCCTTCACGCGCTTCCCGGAGCCGATCCTGCGGAACCCCGAGAACCCCTGGGCGGTCGAGGACGGCTTCGTCTGGTACCAGGACGACCGCTACTACCTGCTCATCAAGGACTTCCAGGGGTACTTCACCCAGGCCGAGAAGGGCTGCATCGCTCTCTTCGAGTCTCGCGACGCAGAGCGCTGGCAGCTCTCCGGTCCACAACCGGCCGTGAGTCGCGAGATCCACTGGGAGGACGGACAGGTCGAGCACGTGAATAACCTGGAGCGGCCGCAGCTCCTCCTTGAGGAGGGCGTGCCGACAGCCCTGTTCTGTGCCTGTGCGCCCGAAGGTGAGGGCT
Protein-coding regions in this window:
- a CDS encoding glycoside hydrolase family protein, whose amino-acid sequence is MDFGSLLLPVPRRAVFSMDNWYVWCGSAVRGQDGLYHLLFSRWPKAEGFGAWVTHSEIAQAVSADRLGPYEFQGVVLAGAGGDAWDRDVTHNPTVLAAGGRYYLYYMGNYGNGEFWNHRNNQRIGVAVADHPSGPWQRFDKPVLDVAPGCWDCLMTSNPTVCEGPDGRFVMVYKGVGDGPMPKGGAVLSGVASADTPQGPFTRFPEPILRNPENPWAVEDGFVWYQDDRYYLLIKDFQGYFTQAEKGCIALFESRDAERWQLSGPQPAVSREIHWEDGQVEHVNNLERPQLLLEEGVPTALFCACAPEGEGSPEYSFNVALPLRH